The sequence CATTAGGCGTATGGAGTTCTGCATCTGATGAATATGTGGAAGAGATTGTGAAAACGATCACGCCTGATGCAATTGAATGGTTCATTGTATGGGGGAGAAGCAGGTGTACGATAAAACGGGATTTTACCTTGGATAATTATTACTTCGAAAAGAAGTTGGAGAAAGTGAAGAATAAGGGCTTTAAATTAGAACAGATAATTATTGTGGATGACTCGCCGGAGAAGGCAAGGAGTAATTATGGGAATGCGGTGTATATAGAACCATTTGAGGGGAATAGGGAGGATGATGAGTTGAGATATTTGCATGATTATCTTTTAACATTGAAGGAGGTGAGTAATATACGCGCTGTGGAAAAGAGAGGGTGGAGGAATAGAATGTTGAATTGTTGAATTCAAACATTCATCTTAACACATTCCCAATCATACGAACAACCATACAATCAACTAATTACCAACAACTTGTTACACTCAAAAACTCTTTGTATCTTCATATAATCCAACAAGGATGTGTAAAAAAACATGGTTTATAGCAATGAATTTCTAACACCACGTTTAACTGGTAAACGTTTTGACGACCATACAATTCCGTTAGACTTACTGGAAGACTTTGCGGCTCTGGAAGAATTGATTATTGAGGTCGCCAAATGGAAAAACCCGGGTTCTAATTTCAGGACTTGGCCATTTGATAAAAATGACAAACTGGTAAGCTTTGAATCCATTGATCATATATCTCTTCTTGATCCTTTAGATGTTCCTTCCAGGCTTGAAGAACTTGCTAATCTTGAAGCTGGCTGGTTAAATGGTGAAGGCGTAGCAATGAACAGGGAAGATTTAAACTGGTTCGCGGAATTGTTTGAGAATAATTACAACCCGGCATTACCCCTTCCTCATCTATATCCAACTCCATTAGGTGGGATTCAGTCAGAATGGTCTTCTGAAGCTTATGATATAAGTCTAAATATTGACCTAACTGAGAAAACCGGGTTTTATCAATCACTCCATCACAGCAGTGATGACGTTAATGAGGCTACATTAGATTTAACGAATGAGAGTGATTGGCAATTGCTTAACCAAAATCTTACAGGAATTTTTAACGCTTAGTACATGCAAAAGGATACATTGTTATTAAGACAGGTTCAACTTGCTTACAAGGTTGTAAGTACGGCGATCCATTGTTTCCTTCAGGGATTTGTGACATTTCATTTGTAAAGTTTTTGGCTTTACAAGGCGTCAAACTTCTTTTTCATCGGGTTGGGTTTATTATTTGTCAATCATATAAGCTATCGTACATATCATCCCATTCAGCATTTCTATCTTTTACCACACAATGCTTCAAATGTATTCGATAATATTTTTCTAATACTGCAAAAATTATATCTGAAATTAATTCCTGTGCTTCCTTCAATGGCATTGGATTTTCAATATCCTCCCGTCTGGCAGTTTTTAAAAAACGAACCAATGTTGCTAATGGGAAATCTAACCCATCTAATTTTGATTTGACAAGATCAAATGCCTGATGCATCCGATTAAAATCCATTCCATGACTAAGCACCAATAATAAATCTCTTATAAAAACCTCAGAAGGTACTAATTTAAGAAGATGCGCCATTGGGTTTTCTTCATCTTCTATCATTGGTTTATAAACAGAAAAATCAATACTAAGGGTTGTAGGAATATTATTAACCCGTTGAAGATTTACAGTGCCCAATGTATTCATATCAATCACCGTTGTCAGGGTGACCTTATCCACATTCTCCTTATTTTCAAAAACTAAATAGGACAATCCATCTATAAACCGCACTAACTGACGGGCTTGTACATTC is a genomic window of Chitinophaga sp. LS1 containing:
- a CDS encoding HAD family hydrolase — encoded protein: MPDKSDKLLVLDLDETLIHATSSPLAVPPDFQFDLYHVYRRPGLEQFLLNISQHFTLGVWSSASDEYVEEIVKTITPDAIEWFIVWGRSRCTIKRDFTLDNYYFEKKLEKVKNKGFKLEQIIIVDDSPEKARSNYGNAVYIEPFEGNREDDELRYLHDYLLTLKEVSNIRAVEKRGWRNRMLNC